The following proteins are encoded in a genomic region of Diadema setosum chromosome 10, eeDiaSeto1, whole genome shotgun sequence:
- the LOC140234476 gene encoding poly(U)-specific endoribonuclease-like: protein MDNYHRITGIEEETTDEEESEVEVFIDKLFGTRVMELTYEYMALNGLFSSLSEFRSYLYDIWFTPFSRTVGGGDDIDSSGFETTFLAEAKNSIIRNYNWLTFYLDELEEEVDYCGYRQKSEIGIQVWVLINGLSECFKINSFLVYGVSPEFEFAVYTACFVLHQDESCSFTLNDNAYNVETRSVHSSSEDILRIAFFDA, encoded by the exons ATGGACAACTATCATCGGATCACGGGTATCGAAGAAGAAACAACGGATGAAGAGGAATCAGAGGTCGAAGTCTTCATCGACAAACTCTTCGGAACACGTGTCATGGAGCTAACATACGAATACATGGCTCTCAATG GACTCTTCTCGTCGTTGTCCGAGTTTCGGTCTTACCTATATGACATTTGGTTCACACCCTTCTCCCGTACTGTTGGCGGCGGCGATGACATCGACTCTTCCGGTTTCGAGACCACGTTCCTTGCCGAGGCCAAGAATTCGATCATACGAAACTACAACTGGTTGACGTTTTATTTGGACGAGCTGGAAGAAGAAGTCGACTACTGCGGCTACAGACAGAAAAGTGAG ATTGGAATTCAGGTCTGGGTTCTCATCAACGGTCTATCGGAGTGCTTCAAAATTAATTCGTTCTTGGTGTATGGTGTCAGTCCCGAATTCGAGTTTGCCGTGTACACTGCATGTTTCGTATTGCACCAAGACGAGTCGTGCAGCTTTACACTCAACGACAACGCCTACAATGTCGAGACTAGGAGTGTACATTCGAGTTCGGAAGACATTCTGAGGATTGCCTTTTTTGATGCTTAG